In a single window of the Flavobacterium ammoniigenes genome:
- a CDS encoding FixH family protein codes for MKFNWGTGIVIAFALFMTFILYFVVEVQSNSKYDNDLVVEEYYKHDAHFGEEMQRSQNAQNLVDKPKFTESPDGIVISFPATFVPNKIKGIVSLYRPSNKKLDFETPISISESTLLIPNKSLIGGRWDIIMEWQYNGIAYLSKETIYIH; via the coding sequence ATTAAATTCAATTGGGGAACAGGTATCGTAATCGCTTTTGCTTTGTTCATGACATTCATTCTGTATTTTGTTGTTGAGGTGCAATCGAATTCCAAATATGATAATGATTTAGTGGTTGAAGAATATTACAAACACGATGCGCATTTTGGAGAAGAAATGCAACGCTCACAAAACGCACAGAATTTGGTAGATAAACCAAAGTTTACGGAGAGTCCAGATGGAATTGTAATTAGTTTTCCCGCCACATTTGTGCCTAATAAAATCAAAGGAATAGTATCCCTCTATAGGCCATCTAACAAGAAATTGGATTTCGAAACTCCGATTTCGATTTCTGAATCAACTTTGCTCATACCTAATAAAAGTTTGATAGGTGGCCGTTGGGATATTATTATGGAATGGCAATACAATGGAATAGCCTATTTGAGCAAAGAAACTATTTATATTCATTAG
- a CDS encoding sulfite exporter TauE/SafE family protein translates to MLYSAFIFGLISSLHCIGMCGPIALMIPVDRTNPAKKGTQIFTYHLGRLTAYALIGLVFGLVGKGFFLAGIQQRLSVFIGVAMIITILTPERVLANYNFSKPVYRLISKIKSSLGKQFKNKSYQSLFTIGLLNGFLPCGMVYVALFGAIAMQNVPFGILYMLLFGIGTIPMMSSVTYLNSIMTVSFRNKIQKAIPYVGVIIGILFILRGLGLGIPYVSPANMSLFIQETPNCH, encoded by the coding sequence ATGTTGTATTCGGCTTTCATTTTTGGGTTAATTAGTAGTCTGCACTGTATTGGTATGTGCGGACCAATTGCTTTGATGATTCCAGTTGATAGAACTAATCCTGCCAAAAAAGGAACTCAAATCTTTACCTATCATTTAGGTCGTTTAACTGCCTATGCTTTAATCGGACTTGTTTTTGGCTTGGTTGGAAAGGGCTTTTTTCTTGCAGGAATTCAACAACGATTATCGGTATTTATTGGAGTCGCCATGATTATTACGATTCTAACTCCCGAAAGAGTGTTGGCCAATTATAATTTTTCGAAACCAGTTTATCGTTTGATTTCAAAAATCAAATCGTCTTTAGGAAAACAATTTAAAAACAAAAGTTATCAATCCTTATTTACTATTGGACTTCTCAATGGATTTTTGCCTTGTGGAATGGTCTATGTAGCATTATTTGGTGCTATTGCCATGCAAAATGTTCCTTTTGGAATTCTATATATGCTGCTTTTTGGTATTGGAACCATCCCAATGATGAGTAGTGTTACCTATTTGAATTCGATTATGACAGTTTCATTTCGAAACAAAATTCAAAAAGCGATTCCCTATGTAGGAGTTATTATTGGTATTTTGTTTATTCTTCGCGGATTAGGATTGGGAATTCCATATGTTTCTCCAGCGAATATGAGTTTATTTATTCAAGAAACGCCTAACTGTCATTAA
- the hemN gene encoding oxygen-independent coproporphyrinogen III oxidase — MTHSLIQKYNVPGPRYTSYPTVPYWNELDFSYEIWLATLKKSFVESNTSEGISLYIHLPFCESMCTFCGCNKRITKNHEVEHPYIQAVLKEWDLYCTILGEKPKIKEIHLGGGTPTFFSSENLEALISGIFAKADKAPVHEFSFEGHPNNTTREQLQKLYDLGFRRVSFGVQDYSEKVQKAIHRIQPFINVAKVTLWAREIGYTSIGHDIIFGLPFQEKEDVIDTIEKTKSLQPDRLAFYSYAHVPWIKGNGQRGFNDEDIPKDNAKRELYETGKQLLYKNDYHEIGMDHFALTTDSLFESFEIGKLHRNFMGYSSSKTQLMIGLGVSSISDSWYSFAQNVKSIEEYYHHLDANTIPVFRGHLLTEEDLIIRSHILNLMCQFETSWAEPKYYFKEIPEVIEQLKEMEKDGLIHFIPNGIQVTEEGKPFVRNICMAFDLLLKRKAPDTALFSMTV; from the coding sequence ATGACTCATTCGCTAATCCAAAAATACAATGTTCCAGGGCCAAGATATACCAGTTATCCAACGGTACCCTACTGGAATGAACTTGATTTTTCCTATGAAATTTGGTTAGCAACTCTTAAAAAGTCTTTTGTAGAAAGCAATACTTCTGAAGGAATCAGTTTGTACATCCATTTGCCCTTTTGCGAAAGCATGTGTACTTTTTGTGGTTGCAATAAACGAATTACTAAAAATCATGAAGTAGAACATCCTTACATTCAAGCAGTACTCAAAGAATGGGATTTGTACTGCACTATATTGGGCGAAAAACCTAAAATTAAAGAAATTCATTTGGGTGGTGGAACTCCTACATTCTTCTCTTCTGAAAATTTAGAAGCACTAATCAGTGGAATTTTTGCCAAAGCCGATAAAGCCCCAGTACATGAATTTAGTTTTGAAGGACACCCTAACAATACTACTCGCGAACAATTGCAAAAATTATATGATTTGGGATTTAGACGCGTGAGTTTTGGCGTTCAAGATTATTCAGAAAAAGTTCAAAAGGCCATTCATCGCATTCAACCGTTTATCAATGTGGCCAAAGTCACTTTATGGGCTAGAGAGATAGGATATACCTCTATCGGTCACGATATTATTTTTGGTTTGCCATTCCAAGAAAAAGAAGATGTGATTGATACTATTGAAAAAACCAAATCATTACAACCCGATCGATTGGCTTTTTATAGTTACGCCCACGTGCCTTGGATTAAAGGGAATGGACAGCGAGGATTTAATGACGAGGATATTCCTAAGGATAATGCCAAACGAGAATTATACGAAACAGGAAAACAATTATTATACAAAAATGACTATCACGAAATTGGGATGGATCACTTTGCCTTAACAACCGATAGTTTATTTGAATCCTTTGAAATAGGCAAATTGCATCGTAATTTTATGGGGTATAGTTCTTCAAAAACACAATTGATGATTGGATTAGGAGTATCTTCTATTAGTGACAGTTGGTACAGTTTTGCTCAAAATGTAAAATCGATTGAAGAGTATTACCACCATTTAGATGCAAATACTATTCCTGTTTTTAGAGGTCATCTTTTGACAGAGGAAGATTTAATCATTCGCAGCCATATTTTGAATTTAATGTGCCAATTTGAAACTTCATGGGCTGAACCAAAATACTACTTCAAAGAAATTCCGGAAGTTATTGAACAATTAAAGGAAATGGAAAAAGATGGCTTGATTCATTTTATTCCCAACGGAATTCAAGTTACCGAAGAAGGCAAACCATTTGTTCGCAATATTTGTATGGCTTTTGACTTGCTATTAAAACGAAAAGCACCTGACACAGCTTTGTTTTCAATGACCGTTTAA
- a CDS encoding DUF349 domain-containing protein — MLEEKNDNLQHADGNTTDSVESTPTTSPNEVEATAAESVEITTETDDNQTIIEAIADSNAEESEDESVKERHDIPMQDYDTLSMESLVEELNTLVSNEKVASIKEHVEEIKKAFLAKYNHLIEEKKEEFLAENQDPNEEFQYHSPLKSKFDSIYSVYRNQKNEHFKSLQTSLKNNLENRLAIVEELKELINPQANIKDILKHFNELRERWKNAGPIPKDKYNHVWNNYHFHVENFYDYLHLDREARDIDFKHNLEQKQKIIARVEALVQEEDINKAFRELQDLHRIWKEEIGPVSREHREEIWNRFSDLTKQMHDKRELLFEKLKGAEVDNLAKKQEIIAQIEVLATEKVNAHTQWLVQIEKVETLRAAFFAAGKVPAEVNEATWAAFKTAVRNFNSFKNSFYKDIKKDQNDNLSKKQALVAKAKELQASTDFATSTPIMKQIQEEWKKIGHVPRKYSDSIWKEFREACNHYFDQLKEQKNEENSEEVAAFENKKAYLETLRSFQLTGDHKTDLDGIKLHIQNWKAFGKVPFARRHIEGKFNKILDALFEKLSLSKKDSDMMRFTNRMDQLSESNDSRKLESEKIFLIRKIEEVQNEIFQLENNIQFFTNTKNAKKENSIVLEVRKNIAIHKESLEVWKEKLKQLRNLKQE, encoded by the coding sequence ATGTTAGAAGAAAAGAATGATAACCTGCAACATGCAGACGGAAACACAACAGATTCAGTGGAATCAACACCAACAACTTCACCGAATGAAGTTGAAGCAACTGCAGCAGAGTCTGTAGAAATAACTACCGAAACCGATGATAATCAAACCATTATCGAAGCCATCGCCGACAGCAATGCAGAAGAAAGCGAGGACGAAAGTGTAAAAGAGCGTCACGATATTCCGATGCAAGACTATGATACTTTATCGATGGAATCTCTAGTAGAAGAATTAAATACTTTGGTATCCAACGAAAAAGTAGCATCGATAAAAGAACATGTAGAAGAGATCAAAAAAGCCTTTTTAGCCAAATACAATCACCTGATTGAGGAGAAAAAAGAAGAATTTCTTGCGGAAAATCAAGATCCAAATGAAGAATTCCAATACCATTCCCCTTTAAAATCAAAATTTGACAGCATTTATTCTGTTTATAGAAACCAGAAAAACGAACACTTCAAAAGCTTACAAACGAGTCTGAAAAACAATTTAGAAAATCGATTGGCTATTGTAGAAGAGTTAAAAGAATTAATCAATCCGCAAGCTAACATTAAAGATATCTTAAAACATTTTAATGAGTTAAGAGAACGTTGGAAAAATGCAGGTCCAATACCAAAAGACAAATACAACCACGTTTGGAATAATTACCATTTTCATGTTGAAAATTTTTACGATTATTTGCACTTAGACCGTGAAGCTAGAGATATCGATTTCAAACACAATCTAGAGCAAAAACAAAAAATTATTGCTCGTGTTGAAGCATTAGTTCAAGAAGAAGACATTAACAAAGCGTTCCGTGAATTACAAGATTTACACCGTATTTGGAAAGAAGAGATCGGACCTGTTTCTAGAGAACACCGCGAAGAAATCTGGAATCGATTTAGCGATTTAACCAAACAAATGCACGATAAACGTGAATTGTTATTTGAAAAACTAAAAGGTGCCGAAGTAGATAACTTGGCTAAAAAACAAGAAATTATTGCTCAAATTGAAGTATTAGCGACTGAAAAAGTAAACGCTCATACGCAATGGTTGGTACAAATAGAAAAAGTAGAAACTTTAAGAGCCGCATTTTTTGCTGCAGGAAAAGTTCCCGCTGAAGTCAATGAAGCAACTTGGGCTGCCTTTAAAACAGCTGTTCGTAACTTCAATTCGTTTAAGAATTCGTTTTACAAAGACATCAAGAAAGATCAGAACGATAACTTGAGTAAAAAACAAGCTTTGGTGGCTAAAGCCAAAGAATTACAAGCGAGTACTGATTTTGCTACTTCTACTCCAATCATGAAACAAATTCAGGAAGAATGGAAGAAAATTGGTCATGTGCCTAGAAAATATTCCGATAGTATTTGGAAAGAATTCAGAGAGGCTTGCAATCATTATTTTGACCAATTAAAAGAGCAAAAAAACGAGGAGAACAGTGAAGAAGTTGCTGCTTTCGAAAACAAGAAAGCCTATTTAGAAACTTTACGATCGTTCCAATTAACAGGAGACCATAAAACCGATTTAGACGGTATTAAATTACATATCCAAAACTGGAAAGCGTTTGGTAAAGTTCCGTTTGCTAGACGCCATATTGAAGGTAAGTTCAATAAAATATTAGATGCCCTTTTCGAAAAATTAAGCTTAAGCAAAAAAGATTCTGATATGATGCGTTTTACTAATCGTATGGATCAATTGTCTGAAAGCAATGATTCGAGAAAATTAGAGAGCGAAAAAATCTTTTTAATTCGTAAAATAGAAGAAGTTCAAAACGAAATTTTCCAATTAGAAAATAACATTCAGTTTTTTACCAATACTAAAAATGCCAAAAAAGAAAATTCAATTGTGTTAGAAGTTCGAAAAAACATCGCCATTCACAAAGAAAGTTTAGAAGTTTGGAAAGAAAAATTGAAGCAATTGCGCAATTTGAAACAAGAATAG
- a CDS encoding shikimate dehydrogenase family protein — protein sequence MTTIKKRFGLLGRNINYSFSRGYFTEKFEKEKLEGYTYENFDIPSIASFLDLLKNNDHLSGMNVTIPYKEEVLPFLDKLSKKAQKIGAVNTIKFTKKGKLKGYNTDYYGFQKSLEPLLESHHKKALILGTGGASKGVAFALEELGINYTFVSRQASETTLGYNQITDLIFDEYQIIINSTPVGTSPNTEAYPEIPYEFFTKKHIAYDLIYNPAETQFLKKAHNQGAKIKNGLDMLIFQAEKAWAIWNK from the coding sequence ATGACAACTATTAAAAAGCGCTTCGGTTTACTGGGACGCAATATCAATTATTCGTTTTCAAGAGGCTATTTTACAGAGAAATTTGAAAAAGAAAAGCTTGAAGGATATACCTACGAGAATTTTGACATTCCCAGTATTGCCTCTTTTTTAGACCTACTAAAAAACAATGACCACCTCAGCGGGATGAATGTCACCATACCTTACAAAGAAGAGGTGTTGCCTTTTTTAGATAAATTATCAAAAAAAGCGCAAAAAATTGGCGCAGTGAACACGATCAAATTTACCAAAAAAGGCAAATTGAAAGGGTACAATACCGATTATTATGGCTTCCAAAAATCGTTAGAACCCTTATTAGAATCACATCATAAGAAAGCCTTGATTTTAGGTACTGGTGGCGCCTCGAAAGGCGTAGCTTTTGCCTTAGAAGAATTGGGAATCAACTATACTTTCGTATCAAGACAAGCCAGTGAAACTACCTTAGGTTACAACCAAATCACCGATCTAATTTTTGACGAATACCAAATTATAATCAACTCTACTCCTGTTGGAACAAGCCCTAATACAGAAGCATATCCTGAAATTCCGTACGAGTTTTTTACCAAAAAACACATCGCATACGACCTGATTTACAATCCTGCCGAAACCCAATTTTTAAAAAAAGCGCACAACCAAGGTGCTAAAATTAAAAACGGTTTGGACATGCTCATTTTTCAAGCCGAAAAAGCGTGGGCAATTTGGAATAAATAA
- a CDS encoding tetratricopeptide repeat protein — translation MQLSNEEEEYNLSLSKFESMLKTNKVLFFDSEEFEEIILHYIDSGKTSLAKKALKLALEQHPKSTGLKLVQVEMLVYEDQLDLADKMLNELYAIEPNNEEIYIQKANICSKRDQHEKAVELLKIALKYTDDYADVYNLIGMEYLFMDNLEMAKDSFIKCLEEDLEDQSALYNVVYCFEFLDQNKEAINYLNQYIEKNPYSEIAWHQIGRLHYGLKEYEDAIRAFNYATLIDDEFMGAFMEKAKALERLKQYAEAIESYERTIELDDATSYALLRIGKCHERLGNTALAIKYYNQTVHEDPLLDKGWIAITDFYVRENNYQKALFYVNKALAIDNQNQLYWKRYATINKQMNFFEEAEFGYRKAVEFGDYQLDTWLFWVDILQFLGEFDSAIQTLLQATEYFPEENEIEYRLAGLYFMIQDKTKAKFHLSNGLRLNFDNYILIEDLFPMIWEENTVQNYIAKHKK, via the coding sequence ATGCAATTAAGCAACGAAGAAGAAGAGTACAACTTATCTCTTTCCAAATTTGAGTCGATGTTAAAGACCAATAAAGTCTTGTTTTTTGACTCCGAGGAATTCGAAGAAATCATCCTTCACTATATCGATTCTGGAAAAACTTCTTTGGCCAAAAAAGCATTAAAATTAGCCTTAGAACAACACCCTAAATCAACGGGTTTAAAACTAGTACAAGTCGAAATGCTTGTCTATGAAGACCAATTGGATTTGGCTGACAAAATGCTAAACGAGTTGTATGCCATTGAGCCAAACAATGAAGAAATTTACATTCAGAAGGCCAATATTTGCTCCAAAAGAGACCAACATGAAAAAGCGGTTGAACTTCTTAAAATTGCCCTAAAATATACCGATGATTATGCTGATGTCTATAACTTAATTGGGATGGAATATCTTTTTATGGACAATTTAGAAATGGCAAAAGACAGCTTCATAAAATGTTTGGAAGAAGATCTAGAGGATCAATCTGCCTTATACAATGTTGTTTACTGTTTTGAGTTTTTGGACCAAAACAAAGAAGCGATTAATTATTTAAATCAATACATCGAGAAAAACCCGTACAGCGAAATCGCTTGGCACCAAATAGGTCGCTTACATTACGGTTTAAAAGAATACGAAGATGCCATTCGTGCTTTCAATTATGCCACTTTAATTGATGACGAATTCATGGGGGCTTTTATGGAAAAAGCCAAAGCCTTGGAACGTTTAAAACAGTATGCCGAAGCTATTGAAAGTTACGAAAGAACTATAGAATTAGACGATGCAACTTCCTATGCTTTACTGCGTATTGGCAAATGCCACGAACGTCTAGGTAATACCGCCTTAGCGATTAAATACTATAATCAAACTGTACACGAAGATCCGTTATTAGATAAAGGTTGGATCGCGATTACCGACTTTTACGTTCGTGAAAACAACTACCAAAAAGCACTGTTTTATGTCAATAAAGCGCTAGCAATAGACAACCAAAATCAATTGTATTGGAAGCGTTATGCGACAATCAACAAACAAATGAATTTCTTTGAAGAAGCTGAATTTGGGTACCGTAAAGCGGTTGAATTTGGCGACTACCAATTGGACACTTGGTTATTTTGGGTCGATATTTTACAATTTTTAGGAGAATTTGATAGTGCCATTCAAACCTTGTTACAAGCCACAGAATATTTTCCTGAAGAAAACGAAATCGAATACCGTTTAGCAGGATTGTATTTTATGATTCAAGATAAAACCAAAGCAAAATTCCATTTGAGCAATGGCTTGCGTTTGAACTTTGACAATTACATTTTAATTGAAGATCTATTTCCTATGATTTGGGAAGAAAATACGGTTCAAAACTACATTGCGAAACACAAAAAATAA
- a CDS encoding aspartate aminotransferase family protein yields the protein MNTDFIQYQAQTSPYPLGMEVSHAIGSYIYDTNNNRYLDFVAGVSACSLGHQHPRVNQAIKDQLDLYSHVMVYGEYSQSPAVEYCKLMASLLPAPLDKTYLVNSGTEAIEGALKLARRVTGRSQLISCHNAYHGNTMGSLSVMGFEERKQVFRPLIPDVEFITFNNEADLAKITTKTAGILLETIQGGAGFIQPENNFLKKVRQRCDEVGAIMILDEIQPGFGRTGTLFGFQNYDVVPDVVVMGKGMGGGMPVGAFTASSAMMDLLSHNPKLGHITTFGGHPVIAAACLATLKEITETTLMAEALAKEKLFRSLLVHPLIEEVRGKGLMLAAMTKTPEITNEVILKCQDKGLILFWLLFEGCAIRITPPLTISEEEISEGCAIILQVMDEIIQKK from the coding sequence GTGAATACTGATTTTATACAATACCAAGCGCAGACCTCTCCATACCCTTTGGGAATGGAAGTTTCTCATGCAATAGGATCTTATATTTACGATACTAATAATAATCGCTATTTGGATTTTGTAGCCGGTGTTTCGGCTTGTTCCTTAGGACATCAACATCCCAGAGTAAATCAAGCCATTAAAGATCAATTGGATTTGTATTCGCATGTGATGGTATATGGTGAGTATTCGCAAAGTCCTGCCGTAGAATACTGCAAATTAATGGCTTCGCTCCTGCCCGCTCCTTTAGACAAAACCTATTTGGTCAATTCGGGTACCGAAGCGATTGAGGGGGCTTTAAAATTAGCGCGTCGTGTTACGGGTCGTAGCCAATTGATTTCTTGTCACAATGCCTATCATGGCAACACAATGGGATCGTTGAGTGTGATGGGTTTTGAAGAACGCAAACAAGTTTTTCGCCCTTTAATTCCAGATGTTGAATTCATAACGTTCAACAACGAAGCTGATTTAGCAAAAATTACAACAAAAACAGCCGGAATATTACTAGAAACCATTCAAGGTGGGGCAGGATTTATCCAACCTGAAAATAATTTTTTGAAAAAAGTACGACAACGTTGCGACGAAGTAGGTGCCATCATGATATTGGACGAAATCCAACCGGGTTTTGGACGTACCGGAACTCTTTTTGGCTTCCAAAATTACGATGTTGTTCCGGACGTAGTCGTAATGGGAAAAGGCATGGGAGGCGGAATGCCTGTAGGCGCTTTTACTGCATCTTCAGCTATGATGGATTTGTTAAGTCATAATCCAAAATTAGGACATATTACTACTTTTGGAGGACATCCAGTCATAGCGGCAGCCTGTTTGGCTACCTTAAAAGAAATTACTGAAACTACATTGATGGCGGAGGCTTTAGCCAAAGAAAAACTATTTAGATCTCTCTTAGTACATCCTTTAATTGAAGAAGTACGAGGAAAAGGATTAATGTTGGCTGCGATGACCAAAACCCCAGAAATTACCAATGAAGTGATTTTAAAATGTCAAGATAAAGGCTTGATTTTGTTTTGGTTACTTTTTGAAGGATGTGCCATTCGAATTACACCACCACTCACTATTTCTGAAGAAGAAATTAGTGAAGGATGCGCCATTATTCTACAAGTAATGGACGAAATAATTCAAAAGAAATAG